In Pirellulales bacterium, a single window of DNA contains:
- a CDS encoding MarR family transcriptional regulator, with translation METGVEKSDRGLTDLLRHRGPMNVSELMAAMQVTATAVRQRLLRLMSQGLVERSVAKAGRGRPSHRYTLTDKGRRQAGSNFADLTLALWREIRSVRDVEVRSGLLKRISQTLARIYGRALKGETTEERMQCVSALMTERNVPFMVDHNGLLPVLTATACPYPQLAEQDRGICAMEKMLFSELVGKSLRLSECRLDGAACCRFEMN, from the coding sequence ATGGAAACGGGCGTTGAGAAATCCGATCGCGGTCTGACAGATTTGCTGCGTCACCGTGGACCCATGAATGTGTCGGAACTGATGGCAGCGATGCAGGTTACAGCGACTGCTGTGCGTCAGCGTTTATTGCGTTTGATGTCACAAGGTCTTGTCGAACGATCAGTCGCCAAGGCTGGGCGCGGAAGGCCAAGCCATCGGTATACCCTTACGGATAAAGGAAGACGACAAGCTGGGTCGAATTTCGCCGATTTGACGCTCGCCTTGTGGCGAGAAATTCGGTCGGTTAGAGACGTCGAAGTTCGCAGTGGCTTACTGAAGCGGATTTCACAGACGTTGGCCAGGATTTATGGACGCGCTTTGAAGGGTGAAACGACTGAAGAGCGGATGCAATGCGTGTCGGCGCTGATGACCGAGCGGAATGTGCCGTTTATGGTCGATCACAACGGTTTACTGCCGGTATTGACGGCTACGGCTTGCCCCTATCCCCAACTAGCCGAACAGGATCGGGGCATTTGCGCGATGGAGAAAATGCTGTTCTCCGAACTGGTCGGAAAGAGTTTGCGGCTAAGCGAGTGCCGGCTCGATGGCGCGGCCTGCTGCCGGTTTGAAATGAATTGA